Proteins from a single region of Carassius gibelio isolate Cgi1373 ecotype wild population from Czech Republic chromosome A5, carGib1.2-hapl.c, whole genome shotgun sequence:
- the LOC128014796 gene encoding serine protease FAM111A isoform X1 yields MKCRTCSHLKRTLGHLSTVQFFSLAQEVMDPLSKTEVEEGSSKDVKQREQMESFCFHFQNKTRIIEMAIDTSMTVIKTLMESLTFKKEQKNNVSKEIIIQRSKGKVPGAAVKTDFPCCLIEPDDNLEITFIQNTRTSPTETIPAADISLPSTDLVTFYIKTTGGKDITYLMKNNELRKIAEYVCVYALKGVEVETALKHDGRFIDKIFNDKQCLLFELESEFGSKKYHEMSKKVEYVDGKKLQIIDTGPKAPGSQTKQTKVKNKSDVASAADSAQNDPGQRPNGTEQKQTLHNKDSTSHLTKWPIIPDSEEILKILRDQHKYLLKTLLEREDQKNNSPFQLPAEYQFFRAEYDKSVQSFSEVYKIKQLMTLSDSVCQIRVEGSPRGTGFLLFGGFVLTNAHVIKPFLESPAKLSSTKKLEAAFDFERLDSKVMLVPVKEQLVAYCYITDANKCHLDFALLELKAVDKITGRPELLRFYSPGPPPNRGEICIVGHPDGGIKKTDPCFIIEGQNLQENIDKHISKNISFIPVMTQRCFEEKWDVYKNQINYNSCFFHGSSGSPVFDEHCYLIGMHSGGYVYPGEEGITRSIVEYAYSMQPIIDMIRGKPNMNSLDELLNTLEANRNKSNESGPAEQENQTDSETE; encoded by the exons atgaaatgtaGAACTTGCTCTCATCTCAAGAGGACTTTGGGCCATTTGTCAAccgtccagttcttctccttagcccag GAAGTAATGGATCCTTTGTCTAAAACAGAAGTTGAAGAGGGATCTTCAAAAGATGTGAAGCAG AGAGAACAAATGGAAAGCTTCTGTTTTCATTTCCAAAATAAAACGCGGATAATTGAAATGGCCATTGATACATCCATGACTGTGATTAAGACTCTTATGGAATCGTTAACTTTCAAGAAGGAACAAAAGAACAACGTGTCCAAAGAAATAATCATCCAGAGATCCAAAGGGAAAGTTCCAGGAGCAGCTGTGAAGACAGATTTTCCCTGTTGTCTTATTGAACCAGATGATAACCTAGAAATAACTTTCATCCAAAATACAAGAACGTCTCCTACAGAGACAATACCAGCAGCAGATATTTCACTACCCAGTACAGACTTAGTCACTTTTTACATTAAAACGACAGGAGGCAAAGATATAACATATTTGATGAAAAACAATGAACTGCGCAAAATAGCTGAATATGTTTGTGTTTATGCACTCAAAGGAGTTGAAGTTGAAACTGCTCTTAAGCATGATGGACGATTCATTGATAAAATATTCAATGATAAACAATGTTTACTCTTCGAGCTTGAATCAGAGTTCGGAAGTAAAAAATATCATGAAATGTCTAAAAAGGTTGAGTATGTTGATGGAAAGAAATTACAGATAATTGATACTGGTCCCAAAGCTCCTGGTAGCCAAACGAAACAAACTAAAGTCAAGAATAAATCTGATGTAGCTTCAGCTGCTGATTCAGCACAAAATGACCCAGGCCAGCGTCCCAATGgcactgaacaaaaacaaacccTCCATAACAAAGATTCCACTAGTCACTTAACTAAATGGCCAATCATTCCAGACTCTGAAGAGATTCTGAAAATTCTGCGTGATCAGCATAAATATTTACTGAAGACTTTACTGGAGCGTGAGGATCAGAAAAACAACTCTCCGTTCCAACTCCCAGCAGAATATCAGTTCTTCAGAGCAGAATATGATAAAAGTGTTCAGAGTTTTTCTGAGGTGTATAAAATAAAGCAGCTCATGACGCTCTCTGACTCTGTGTGTCAGATTCGAGTGGAGGGATCCCCCAGAGGAACCGGCTTCTTACTCTTCGGGGGGTTTGTTCTAACTAATGCTCATGTTATTAAGCCATTTCTTGAGTCTCCAGCCAAGCTTTCTTCTACAAAGAAATTAGAAGCTGCATTTGATTTTGAACGTCTGGACTCAAAGGTGATGCTGGTGCCAGTCAAGGAACAGCTTGTTGCTTACTGTTACATCACAGATGCCAATAAATGCCACCTTGACTTCGCTCTTCTTGAACTGAAAGCTGTTGATAAAATCACAGGCCGTCCTGAGTTGCTCAGATTTTACAGTCCTGGCCCCCCTCCTAACCGTGGTGAGATCTGCATTGTGGGACATCCAGATGGTGGGATTAAGAAAACAGACCCCTGCTTCATCATTGAGGGGCAAAATCTACAAGAGAATATAGATAAACACATCTCTAAGAATATCAGTTTCATACCTGTGATGACACAGAGGTGTTTTGAAGAAAAATGGGATGTTTATAAAAATCAGATTAATTATAACTCTTGTTTCTTTCACGGATCTTCTGGCTCTCCAGTTTTTGATGAACACTGCTATCTGATTGGCATGCACAGTGGTGGATATGTGTATCCAGGAGAAGAAGGTATAACTAGAAGCATTGTGGAATACGCTTATTCCATGCAGCCCATCATTGATATGATCAGAGGAAAGCCTAATATGAACTCTTTGGATGAGCTTCTCAATACCTTAGAAGCCAACAGAAATAAAAGCAATGAGTCTGGGCCTGCAGAGCAAGAGAATCAGACCGACAGCGAGACTGAATAA
- the LOC128014796 gene encoding serine protease FAM111A isoform X2, whose amino-acid sequence MADLSEVVEEGRSKDVKQEVMDPLSKTEVEEGSSKDVKQREQMESFCFHFQNKTRIIEMAIDTSMTVIKTLMESLTFKKEQKNNVSKEIIIQRSKGKVPGAAVKTDFPCCLIEPDDNLEITFIQNTRTSPTETIPAADISLPSTDLVTFYIKTTGGKDITYLMKNNELRKIAEYVCVYALKGVEVETALKHDGRFIDKIFNDKQCLLFELESEFGSKKYHEMSKKVEYVDGKKLQIIDTGPKAPGSQTKQTKVKNKSDVASAADSAQNDPGQRPNGTEQKQTLHNKDSTSHLTKWPIIPDSEEILKILRDQHKYLLKTLLEREDQKNNSPFQLPAEYQFFRAEYDKSVQSFSEVYKIKQLMTLSDSVCQIRVEGSPRGTGFLLFGGFVLTNAHVIKPFLESPAKLSSTKKLEAAFDFERLDSKVMLVPVKEQLVAYCYITDANKCHLDFALLELKAVDKITGRPELLRFYSPGPPPNRGEICIVGHPDGGIKKTDPCFIIEGQNLQENIDKHISKNISFIPVMTQRCFEEKWDVYKNQINYNSCFFHGSSGSPVFDEHCYLIGMHSGGYVYPGEEGITRSIVEYAYSMQPIIDMIRGKPNMNSLDELLNTLEANRNKSNESGPAEQENQTDSETE is encoded by the exons ATGGCTGATTTGAGTGAAGTAGTAGAAGAGGGACGATCAAAAGATGTGAAGCAG GAAGTAATGGATCCTTTGTCTAAAACAGAAGTTGAAGAGGGATCTTCAAAAGATGTGAAGCAG AGAGAACAAATGGAAAGCTTCTGTTTTCATTTCCAAAATAAAACGCGGATAATTGAAATGGCCATTGATACATCCATGACTGTGATTAAGACTCTTATGGAATCGTTAACTTTCAAGAAGGAACAAAAGAACAACGTGTCCAAAGAAATAATCATCCAGAGATCCAAAGGGAAAGTTCCAGGAGCAGCTGTGAAGACAGATTTTCCCTGTTGTCTTATTGAACCAGATGATAACCTAGAAATAACTTTCATCCAAAATACAAGAACGTCTCCTACAGAGACAATACCAGCAGCAGATATTTCACTACCCAGTACAGACTTAGTCACTTTTTACATTAAAACGACAGGAGGCAAAGATATAACATATTTGATGAAAAACAATGAACTGCGCAAAATAGCTGAATATGTTTGTGTTTATGCACTCAAAGGAGTTGAAGTTGAAACTGCTCTTAAGCATGATGGACGATTCATTGATAAAATATTCAATGATAAACAATGTTTACTCTTCGAGCTTGAATCAGAGTTCGGAAGTAAAAAATATCATGAAATGTCTAAAAAGGTTGAGTATGTTGATGGAAAGAAATTACAGATAATTGATACTGGTCCCAAAGCTCCTGGTAGCCAAACGAAACAAACTAAAGTCAAGAATAAATCTGATGTAGCTTCAGCTGCTGATTCAGCACAAAATGACCCAGGCCAGCGTCCCAATGgcactgaacaaaaacaaacccTCCATAACAAAGATTCCACTAGTCACTTAACTAAATGGCCAATCATTCCAGACTCTGAAGAGATTCTGAAAATTCTGCGTGATCAGCATAAATATTTACTGAAGACTTTACTGGAGCGTGAGGATCAGAAAAACAACTCTCCGTTCCAACTCCCAGCAGAATATCAGTTCTTCAGAGCAGAATATGATAAAAGTGTTCAGAGTTTTTCTGAGGTGTATAAAATAAAGCAGCTCATGACGCTCTCTGACTCTGTGTGTCAGATTCGAGTGGAGGGATCCCCCAGAGGAACCGGCTTCTTACTCTTCGGGGGGTTTGTTCTAACTAATGCTCATGTTATTAAGCCATTTCTTGAGTCTCCAGCCAAGCTTTCTTCTACAAAGAAATTAGAAGCTGCATTTGATTTTGAACGTCTGGACTCAAAGGTGATGCTGGTGCCAGTCAAGGAACAGCTTGTTGCTTACTGTTACATCACAGATGCCAATAAATGCCACCTTGACTTCGCTCTTCTTGAACTGAAAGCTGTTGATAAAATCACAGGCCGTCCTGAGTTGCTCAGATTTTACAGTCCTGGCCCCCCTCCTAACCGTGGTGAGATCTGCATTGTGGGACATCCAGATGGTGGGATTAAGAAAACAGACCCCTGCTTCATCATTGAGGGGCAAAATCTACAAGAGAATATAGATAAACACATCTCTAAGAATATCAGTTTCATACCTGTGATGACACAGAGGTGTTTTGAAGAAAAATGGGATGTTTATAAAAATCAGATTAATTATAACTCTTGTTTCTTTCACGGATCTTCTGGCTCTCCAGTTTTTGATGAACACTGCTATCTGATTGGCATGCACAGTGGTGGATATGTGTATCCAGGAGAAGAAGGTATAACTAGAAGCATTGTGGAATACGCTTATTCCATGCAGCCCATCATTGATATGATCAGAGGAAAGCCTAATATGAACTCTTTGGATGAGCTTCTCAATACCTTAGAAGCCAACAGAAATAAAAGCAATGAGTCTGGGCCTGCAGAGCAAGAGAATCAGACCGACAGCGAGACTGAATAA